TTTACAGCAACTAATCTCACTACCACTTAAGCTTCAGTTTATGGCTACTTTGCTCTACCTGTAAAAATGAATCAACGTAACGCTTAAAACCAGGTAAATATTTGGCAATCAAATGATATTCTCGTGAATTAACAATTTCTTTCTTTTGGGCTGCAGAATAATTACTTTCACCTACAAAAAAGTTCCAATTCAATTGATCTATAAATTTTATGACCACGTTAGCATCATTTTTATCTGATAAAGCTTGCGCAATCTGATTTAGTTGCTTTTCATCCAAACTAAAAAACAAATGTTTCAAATATTGTGAAAAATCTGTTGGCACTTTTTGCTTTTCTTCTGCAGTTAACCACGATTCCATTTTGAAGGAATGCACCTGATATTGCATCCCCGCTTCGTCTAAATATAGCTGACCATATTCCTGCTTAGTCATACAAAAACAAGCTCCTGCTACCTCCGCAATTGGTCGATTAGCAAACGGACCAATAATATTCTGTGCGTTCATATGGCCAGAAAAGACTGCTTTTACATTATATTTTTGTAATAAACCTTGCAGTGCAAGTGCATTATCAAGAATATATCCCTGATAGATTACTTTATTATGGCGATACAGATTATGATGCATAAAGAATAGCACTTGTTGCTGCTTTTGCTGCGCATCAATTAATTCTTTTTCGATCCAGTTCATTTGAGATTCTGAAATTCGACCGTTAGTAATCGGATGAGTTTGTGATTCCTGCTTGCCATAAATATTTGAGTCAGCCAATATTAGTCGATACTGCTTATTCAGATTAACGCTATAAGCCAGTGAATCAGGATCTTCATGTAAAGCATAATGATAAGAATCAGCAAAGATCTCTTTCCAAATAGCTGGGCTAATTTGCGGGGTGTAATCTTCATGATCACCTTTAAACTTGCGAGCCCAGCCGTCAAAAATATCATGATTTCCTGGTAAAACTAAGAATGCAATTTTATTTTTAGTTAATGGCTTAAAAATATTAGCTAAACGTTCTCCTGATATTTTAGCGCCATTAAAGGTTACATCACCAGTAATTATCACTGCAGTGGGCTTCTCTTGGATTACTTTACGTACAAACGCGGTCAAAGCAATCTCCTGATAATCTAAGTCTTTACCTGCACTAGTGTTGCGCATATGCTGAAAAGCAAGACCATCATCATGTAAACTATCTGCAATTAGATGTGTATCTGATAATAACCAAAGAATTGGCTTCTTTTTACTAGTAATCACAATTTACCTTTTTCAAAAATCTATTTTCACTTTAACTACTCATCATTATACCAACAAAAAAGGCATCCCTGCTAGGGATGCCTCATTGCGATAAAATATTGAATTAAGCGTCGATTTCTTCGATCTTAATGTTAACTACGAATGCTTCAGGAGTATCAGTGCCTGAAACGATCTTCTTAGCGTAATCGTCGCCTTCATGAATTTCAGCATGTCCTAAAACACGAAATGCCTTATGAGTAGGAACATCAGCGACAACAATAGCTGCTACTGAACCATTCTTCAAGTTTGCATAAGCAGTTGACTTAGTCTTTTCAAGATATTGAATAGTTGAAGCATCAATTGCCTTAAGTGAAGCCTTAGGACCAACTTGTGGCACACCGTTAGCATTCACAGTTGCCAT
This is a stretch of genomic DNA from Lactobacillus crispatus. It encodes these proteins:
- a CDS encoding metallophosphoesterase family protein, producing MITSKKKPILWLLSDTHLIADSLHDDGLAFQHMRNTSAGKDLDYQEIALTAFVRKVIQEKPTAVIITGDVTFNGAKISGERLANIFKPLTKNKIAFLVLPGNHDIFDGWARKFKGDHEDYTPQISPAIWKEIFADSYHYALHEDPDSLAYSVNLNKQYRLILADSNIYGKQESQTHPITNGRISESQMNWIEKELIDAQQKQQQVLFFMHHNLYRHNKVIYQGYILDNALALQGLLQKYNVKAVFSGHMNAQNIIGPFANRPIAEVAGACFCMTKQEYGQLYLDEAGMQYQVHSFKMESWLTAEEKQKVPTDFSQYLKHLFFSLDEKQLNQIAQALSDKNDANVVIKFIDQLNWNFFVGESNYSAAQKKEIVNSREYHLIAKYLPGFKRYVDSFLQVEQSSHKLKLKW
- a CDS encoding pyridoxamine 5'-phosphate oxidase family protein produces the protein MKKLDTTKLTDEQIEFFNSQLPYMATVNANGVPQVGPKASLKAIDASTIQYLEKTKSTAYANLKNGSVAAIVVADVPTHKAFRVLGHAEIHEGDDYAKKIVSGTDTPEAFVVNIKIEEIDA